A window of Rhodococcus sp. SGAir0479 contains these coding sequences:
- a CDS encoding sigma-70 family RNA polymerase sigma factor: protein MSNTGEELNSAVAAAAQGDRNALAQVLQSIRPMVVRYCRARVGAAERGSLSADDVAQEVCLAVMTALPRYQDQGRPFMAFVYGIAAHKVADAHRNAARNKSDPVAEVPDVVSSEDGPEDRALSSETSRQVNALLETLPEKHREILVLRLVVGLSAEETAAAVGSTAGAVRVAQHRAIAKLKKEVTRAGERHG from the coding sequence ATGTCTAACACGGGTGAAGAGTTGAACTCCGCCGTCGCCGCTGCCGCGCAGGGCGATCGGAATGCTCTGGCCCAAGTCCTGCAGAGTATTCGGCCGATGGTCGTTCGATACTGCCGTGCGCGGGTGGGGGCCGCGGAGCGGGGAAGTCTGTCCGCGGACGACGTGGCCCAGGAGGTGTGCCTGGCTGTCATGACGGCGCTGCCGCGCTACCAGGATCAGGGCCGACCGTTCATGGCCTTCGTGTACGGAATCGCCGCCCACAAGGTCGCGGACGCCCACCGAAACGCGGCGCGTAACAAATCCGATCCAGTTGCTGAAGTACCAGATGTCGTTTCCTCCGAGGACGGGCCCGAAGATCGGGCGCTGAGTTCGGAGACGAGTCGACAGGTGAACGCGCTGCTGGAAACGCTTCCCGAGAAGCACCGCGAGATCCTCGTCCTCCGTCTCGTCGTCGGACTCTCTGCGGAGGAGACGGCGGCCGCGGTCGGAAGTACCGCGGGAGCGGTCCGCGTGGCTCAGCACCGAGCCATCGCGAAGTTGAAGAAGGAAGTGACGAGAGCAGGTGAGAGACATGGCTAG
- the guaA gene encoding glutamine-hydrolyzing GMP synthase yields MSETQQDRPVLVVDFGAQYAQLIARRVREAKVFSEVVPHTTTVEEIAAKKPLAVVLSGGPSSVYDEGAPQLDAGLFDLGVPVFGICYGFQAMAQALGGTVAHTGGREYGRTEMTVSGGVLHDGLPATQPVWMSHGDGVTAAPEGFEVTASSAGAPVAAFEDRARKLAGVQYHPEVLHSPHGQQVLSRFLHEIAEIPGAWTAANIADALVEQVREQVGDGKAICGLSGGVDSAVAAALVQRAIGDRLTCVFVDHGLMRAGERQQVEKDFVAATGARLVTVDASETFLRELAGVSDPETKRKIIGREFIRSFEGAVSEVLGESAAHGETVDFLVQGTLYPDVVESGGGTGTANIKSHHNVGGLPEDLQFKLVEPLRLLFKDEVRAVGRELGLPEEIVGRQPFPGPGLGIRIIGEVTQERLDILRHADSIAREELTAAGLDGQIWQCPVVLLADVRSVGVQGDGRTYGHPIVLRPVSSEDAMTADWTRLPYEVLERISTRITNEVADVNRVVLDVTSKPPGTIEWE; encoded by the coding sequence GTGTCAGAAACCCAGCAGGACAGGCCGGTTCTCGTCGTCGACTTCGGAGCCCAGTACGCGCAGCTGATCGCTCGCCGCGTACGTGAGGCAAAGGTCTTCTCGGAAGTGGTGCCGCACACCACGACCGTCGAGGAGATCGCGGCGAAGAAGCCGCTCGCGGTCGTCCTGTCCGGTGGCCCGTCGAGCGTGTACGACGAGGGTGCGCCGCAGCTCGACGCCGGCCTCTTCGACCTGGGCGTGCCCGTCTTCGGTATCTGCTATGGCTTCCAGGCGATGGCCCAGGCGCTCGGCGGCACCGTCGCGCACACCGGCGGACGCGAGTACGGACGCACCGAGATGACCGTCAGCGGCGGTGTCCTGCACGACGGCCTACCGGCCACCCAGCCGGTGTGGATGAGCCACGGCGACGGCGTCACCGCCGCGCCCGAGGGCTTCGAGGTCACCGCGTCGAGCGCGGGTGCGCCGGTCGCGGCGTTCGAGGATCGTGCCCGCAAGCTCGCCGGTGTCCAGTACCACCCCGAGGTCCTGCACTCGCCCCACGGTCAGCAGGTGCTCAGCCGCTTCCTGCACGAGATCGCCGAGATCCCCGGCGCGTGGACGGCCGCGAACATCGCCGACGCGCTCGTCGAGCAGGTGCGCGAGCAGGTCGGCGACGGCAAGGCGATCTGCGGTCTGTCCGGCGGCGTCGACTCGGCGGTCGCCGCGGCGCTCGTCCAGCGCGCGATCGGTGATCGGCTCACGTGTGTGTTCGTCGATCACGGGCTGATGCGCGCCGGTGAGCGCCAGCAGGTCGAGAAGGACTTCGTCGCCGCCACCGGCGCGCGCCTGGTGACCGTGGACGCGTCCGAGACGTTCCTGCGCGAGCTCGCCGGGGTGTCCGACCCGGAGACCAAGCGCAAGATCATCGGCCGCGAGTTCATCCGCAGCTTCGAGGGCGCGGTGTCCGAGGTGCTCGGCGAGAGCGCCGCGCACGGCGAGACCGTCGACTTCCTCGTGCAGGGCACGCTGTACCCGGACGTCGTCGAGTCCGGCGGCGGCACCGGCACCGCGAACATCAAGAGCCACCACAACGTCGGCGGCCTGCCCGAGGACCTGCAGTTCAAGCTGGTCGAGCCGCTGCGTCTGCTGTTCAAGGACGAGGTGCGCGCCGTCGGCCGCGAGCTCGGTCTGCCCGAGGAGATCGTCGGACGCCAGCCGTTCCCCGGACCGGGCCTGGGCATCCGCATCATCGGCGAGGTCACCCAGGAGCGGCTCGACATCCTGCGGCACGCCGATTCCATCGCGCGCGAAGAGCTCACCGCAGCCGGTCTCGACGGACAGATCTGGCAGTGCCCGGTCGTGCTGCTCGCGGACGTCCGCAGCGTCGGCGTCCAGGGCGACGGCCGCACCTACGGGCACCCGATCGTGCTGCGCCCGGTCTCGAGCGAGGACGCCATGACCGCCGACTGGACGCGTCTGCCGTACGAGGTGCTCGAGCGCATCTCCACCCGCATCACCAACGAGGTTGCCGACGTCAACCGTGTCGTGCTCGACGTCACCAGCAAGCCGCCGGGAACGATCGAGTGGGAGTGA
- a CDS encoding fasciclin domain-containing protein has protein sequence MNTKTRTFAVAAAASIALLGLSACSSDDSNDSNDSTTTTTTMMESPSSAMSGTAAPAANLVGPGCAEYAAMVPDGPGSVNGMAQDPVAVAASNNPMLKTLTAAVSGQLNPDVNLVDTLNGGQFTVFAPTDAAFAKLDPATVEQLKTDDALLTKILTYHVVPGQLAPDQVDGTHATVEGSDVTVTGSGDNLKVDEAGVVCGGVQTANATVYLLDSVLMPS, from the coding sequence ATGAACACGAAGACCCGTACTTTCGCCGTCGCCGCCGCCGCCTCGATCGCCCTGCTCGGCCTGAGCGCGTGTTCGTCCGACGACTCGAACGACTCCAACGATTCGACCACCACGACGACGACCATGATGGAGAGCCCGTCGTCCGCCATGTCGGGGACGGCCGCACCGGCCGCGAACCTCGTCGGTCCGGGCTGCGCCGAATACGCCGCGATGGTCCCCGACGGCCCGGGATCGGTGAACGGGATGGCCCAGGATCCGGTCGCGGTCGCGGCGTCGAACAATCCGATGCTGAAGACGTTGACCGCGGCGGTGTCCGGACAGCTCAACCCCGACGTCAACCTGGTCGACACCCTCAACGGTGGCCAGTTCACCGTGTTCGCCCCGACCGACGCGGCGTTCGCGAAGCTCGATCCGGCCACCGTCGAGCAGCTGAAGACCGACGATGCGCTGCTGACCAAGATCCTCACCTACCACGTGGTGCCCGGGCAGCTGGCCCCCGACCAGGTCGACGGCACGCACGCGACCGTCGAGGGTTCGGACGTGACGGTCACCGGCTCGGGCGACAACCTGAAGGTGGACGAGGCCGGCGTCGTGTGCGGCGGTGTCCAGACCGCGAACGCGACCGTCTACCTGCTCGACTCGGTCCTGATGCCGAGCTGA
- a CDS encoding DUF5319 domain-containing protein, which produces MRDQLPPGLPPDPFAGDPADPSAALDAIEPGQPLDPHERLAVEEDLADLAVYEALLGHRGIRGLVVCCEDCQQDHYHDWDMLRANLLQLLVDGTVRPHEPAYDPSPDAYVTWDYCRGYADASMNDALHGDGFDL; this is translated from the coding sequence GTGCGCGATCAACTGCCTCCCGGTCTCCCGCCGGACCCCTTCGCCGGCGACCCCGCCGACCCGTCCGCTGCGCTCGACGCCATCGAACCGGGCCAGCCGCTGGATCCTCACGAGCGCCTCGCCGTCGAGGAGGACCTCGCGGACCTGGCCGTGTACGAGGCACTGCTCGGCCACCGCGGCATCCGCGGACTGGTCGTGTGCTGCGAGGACTGCCAGCAGGATCACTACCACGACTGGGACATGCTCCGCGCGAACCTGCTCCAGCTGCTGGTCGACGGAACGGTCCGCCCGCACGAGCCGGCCTACGACCCCTCGCCCGACGCGTACGTCACGTGGGACTACTGCCGCGGATACGCGGATGCGTCGATGAACGACGCGCTCCACGGCGACGGCTTCGATCTCTGA
- the guaB gene encoding IMP dehydrogenase yields the protein MSSSAGHVHTGGDDPNKVAMLGLTFDDVLLLPAASDVVPNQVDTSTQLTRDIRLNVPLVSSAMDTVTEARMAISMARAGGMGVLHRNSSVEAQSGWVETVKRSEAGMVTDPVTCRPTDTIADVEAMCARFRISGLPVANDAGELVGIITNRDMQFEVDQNRQVAEVMTKAPLITAREGVTAEVALGLLRRHKIEKLPIVDGQGKLTGLITVKDFVKTEQYPNATKDRDGRLLVGAAVGVGDDAWTRAMTLTDAGVDVLVVDSAHGHSRGVLEMITKLKGEIGDRVQLIGGNVATRAGALALVEAGADAVKVGVGPGSICTTRVVAGVGAPQITAILEATAACKPLGVPVIADGGLQFSGDVAKALAAGASTAMLGSLLAGTAESPGELILVGGKQFKSYRGMGSLGAMQSRGQGKSYSKDRYFQDDVLAEDKLVPEGIEGRVPFRGPLGQVIHQLVGGLRAAMGYTGSASIEQLQEAQFVQITAAGLKESHPHDITMTVEAPNYAAR from the coding sequence ATGAGTAGTTCCGCAGGGCACGTGCACACCGGGGGAGACGACCCGAACAAGGTTGCGATGCTGGGTCTCACCTTCGACGACGTGCTGCTGCTCCCGGCGGCATCCGACGTCGTCCCCAACCAGGTGGACACCTCGACTCAGCTGACGCGCGACATCCGGCTGAACGTGCCACTCGTCAGTTCCGCGATGGACACCGTCACCGAGGCGCGCATGGCCATCTCGATGGCGCGCGCCGGCGGCATGGGTGTGCTGCATCGCAACTCGTCCGTCGAGGCGCAGTCCGGTTGGGTCGAGACCGTCAAGCGCTCCGAGGCCGGCATGGTCACCGACCCGGTCACGTGCCGTCCCACCGACACCATCGCCGACGTCGAGGCGATGTGTGCCCGCTTCCGCATCTCCGGCCTCCCGGTCGCCAACGACGCGGGCGAGCTCGTCGGCATCATCACCAACCGCGACATGCAGTTCGAGGTCGACCAGAACCGTCAGGTCGCCGAGGTGATGACCAAGGCGCCGCTGATCACCGCGCGTGAGGGCGTCACCGCGGAGGTCGCGCTCGGCCTGCTGCGCCGTCACAAGATCGAGAAGCTGCCGATCGTCGACGGCCAGGGCAAGCTCACCGGCCTCATCACGGTCAAGGACTTCGTCAAGACCGAGCAGTACCCCAACGCCACCAAGGACCGGGACGGCCGCCTGCTGGTCGGCGCCGCGGTCGGTGTCGGCGACGACGCGTGGACCCGCGCGATGACGCTCACCGACGCCGGTGTCGACGTGCTCGTCGTCGACAGCGCTCACGGTCACTCCCGTGGCGTGCTGGAGATGATCACCAAGCTCAAGGGTGAGATCGGGGACCGCGTCCAGCTCATCGGCGGCAACGTCGCCACCCGCGCGGGTGCCCTTGCGCTGGTCGAGGCCGGCGCGGATGCCGTCAAGGTCGGTGTCGGTCCCGGCTCGATCTGCACCACCCGTGTCGTCGCCGGTGTCGGCGCCCCGCAGATCACCGCGATCCTGGAAGCGACCGCGGCGTGCAAGCCGCTCGGTGTGCCGGTCATCGCGGACGGCGGCCTGCAGTTCTCCGGTGACGTCGCCAAGGCTCTCGCGGCCGGTGCGTCGACCGCGATGCTGGGTTCCCTGCTCGCCGGCACGGCCGAGTCCCCGGGCGAGCTGATCCTCGTCGGCGGCAAGCAGTTCAAGAGCTACCGCGGCATGGGTTCGCTCGGCGCGATGCAGAGCCGCGGCCAGGGCAAGTCCTACTCCAAGGACCGCTACTTCCAGGACGACGTCCTCGCCGAGGACAAGCTGGTCCCCGAGGGCATCGAGGGCCGGGTGCCGTTCCGCGGTCCGCTCGGGCAGGTCATCCACCAGCTCGTCGGCGGTCTCCGGGCGGCCATGGGCTACACCGGCTCCGCCTCCATCGAGCAGCTGCAGGAAGCGCAGTTCGTCCAGATCACCGCGGCCGGCCTCAAGGAGAGCCATCCGCACGACATCACCATGACGGTCGAAGCGCCCAACTACGCTGCCCGCTAA
- a CDS encoding GMC family oxidoreductase N-terminal domain-containing protein — MSRQRKTDYDVLIVGSGFGGSVTALRLVEKGYKVGVLEAGRRFADRDFAKTSWDLKRFLWAPALGCYGIQRVHLLRDVLILAGAGVGGGSLNYANTLYKPPASFFRDPQWRDITDWDAELTPHYEQARKMLGVVQNPHMTPADEVIKSVAEDMGVGDTFIQTPVGVFFGEPGKTVDDPYFGGVGPARTGCIECGECMTGCRHGAKNTLLKNYLGLAERAGATIVPMTTVDSLHEASDGTWDVVTRRTGAKVRKNHKTYTAKYVVVAAGTWGTQHLLHKMKDTGTLPKLSDRLGELTRTNSESIVGAGKYEVDPAMELTKGVAITSSFHPTSDTHIEPVRYGKGSNAMGLLQTLMTDGDGPTPRWVKLLGIIAKNPRQMLRMLSVRNWSERTIIALVMQNLDNSITTYTKRGVLGRRKVTSKQGHGEPNPTWIPAGNEATRRIADKIDGVAGGTWGEVFNIPLTAHFLGGCTIGADAEHGVIDPYHRVYGYPTLSVVDGAAVSANLGVNPSLTISAQAERAASLWPNKGEQDTRPAQGEPYRRVDPVAPAAPVVPAHAPAALTLPIVEIRGGQMEDRREGTEAGSGVA; from the coding sequence TTGAGCAGGCAGCGCAAAACCGACTACGACGTGCTCATCGTCGGTTCGGGATTCGGTGGCAGCGTCACCGCGCTTCGCCTCGTCGAGAAGGGCTACAAGGTCGGGGTGCTCGAGGCCGGGCGTCGGTTCGCCGACCGCGACTTCGCCAAGACCTCGTGGGACCTCAAGCGGTTCCTGTGGGCGCCCGCGCTCGGCTGCTACGGCATCCAGCGCGTCCACCTGCTGCGCGACGTGCTCATCCTCGCCGGCGCGGGCGTGGGCGGCGGGTCGCTCAACTACGCCAACACGCTCTACAAGCCGCCCGCGTCGTTCTTCCGGGATCCGCAGTGGCGCGACATCACCGACTGGGACGCCGAGCTCACCCCGCACTACGAGCAGGCCCGCAAGATGCTCGGTGTCGTGCAGAACCCGCACATGACGCCCGCCGACGAGGTCATCAAGTCGGTGGCCGAGGACATGGGCGTCGGCGACACCTTCATCCAGACGCCGGTCGGCGTCTTCTTCGGCGAGCCCGGCAAGACCGTCGACGACCCCTACTTCGGCGGCGTCGGCCCGGCCCGCACCGGCTGCATCGAGTGCGGCGAGTGCATGACCGGGTGCCGGCACGGCGCCAAGAACACGCTGCTCAAGAACTACCTCGGGCTCGCCGAGCGGGCGGGCGCCACGATCGTGCCGATGACCACGGTCGACTCGCTGCACGAGGCGTCCGACGGCACATGGGACGTCGTGACCCGCCGCACCGGTGCGAAGGTCCGCAAGAACCACAAGACCTACACCGCGAAGTACGTCGTCGTCGCGGCCGGCACGTGGGGCACCCAGCACCTGTTGCACAAGATGAAGGACACCGGCACGCTCCCCAAGCTGTCGGACCGGCTCGGGGAACTGACCCGCACCAATTCGGAGTCGATCGTCGGCGCCGGGAAGTACGAGGTCGATCCCGCGATGGAGCTGACGAAGGGCGTCGCGATCACGTCGTCGTTCCATCCCACGTCCGACACCCACATCGAACCGGTCCGCTACGGCAAGGGCTCCAATGCGATGGGCCTGCTGCAGACGCTCATGACCGACGGCGACGGTCCCACCCCGCGGTGGGTCAAGCTCCTCGGCATCATCGCGAAGAACCCGCGCCAGATGCTGCGGATGCTGTCGGTGCGGAACTGGAGCGAGCGCACGATCATCGCGCTCGTGATGCAGAACCTCGACAACTCGATCACCACGTACACCAAGCGCGGGGTCCTCGGTCGCCGCAAGGTCACCAGCAAGCAGGGACACGGCGAACCCAACCCGACGTGGATCCCCGCGGGCAACGAGGCCACCCGCCGGATCGCCGACAAGATCGACGGCGTCGCGGGAGGCACGTGGGGCGAGGTGTTCAACATCCCGCTGACCGCACACTTCCTCGGCGGCTGCACCATCGGTGCCGACGCCGAACACGGCGTCATCGACCCGTACCACCGCGTGTACGGATACCCGACGCTCAGTGTCGTCGACGGCGCAGCGGTCTCGGCCAACCTGGGCGTGAACCCGTCGCTCACGATCAGCGCGCAGGCCGAGCGGGCCGCGTCGCTGTGGCCGAACAAGGGCGAGCAGGACACCCGGCCCGCCCAGGGCGAGCCGTACCGGCGCGTGGATCCCGTCGCGCCCGCGGCGCCCGTCGTCCCGGCCCACGCGCCCGCGGCGCTGACGCTGCCGATCGTCGAGATCCGCGGTGGTCAGATGGAGGACCGGCGAGAGGGCACCGAAGCGGGCAGTGGGGTCGCCTAG
- a CDS encoding GuaB3 family IMP dehydrogenase-related protein: MRDLVEIGMGRSARRTYELDDINIVPSRRTRSSKEVSTAWQIDAYRFDIPVLAHPTDALVSPSFAIELGKAGGLGVINGEGLWGRHADVEAKLVELAEMADKEVDPDAAVARLQELHAAPLQPGLLAAAVAQVRDAGVTTAVRVSPQNARALTPELVKAGIDLLVVHGTIISAEHVAHGDSEPLNLKTFISELDVPVIAGGVSDHRTALHLMRTGAAGVIVGYGSTEGATTTREVLGIGVPMATAIADAAAARRDYLDETGGRYVHVIADGDITTSGDFAKAIACGADAAVIGAPLAVAQEAPGGGWFWPSAAAHPSMPRGSLLPVSYGERPSLAQVLTGPSDDPYGSLNFVGGLRRSMAKSGYSDLKEFQKVGLSVRA, from the coding sequence GTGCGCGACCTCGTCGAAATCGGCATGGGCAGATCAGCCCGACGCACCTACGAGTTGGACGACATCAACATCGTTCCCTCTCGCCGGACCCGTTCCTCCAAGGAGGTGTCGACGGCCTGGCAGATCGATGCGTACCGCTTCGACATCCCGGTGCTGGCCCACCCGACCGACGCGCTCGTGTCGCCGTCGTTCGCGATCGAGCTGGGCAAGGCCGGCGGTCTCGGTGTCATCAACGGTGAGGGCCTGTGGGGTCGGCACGCCGACGTCGAGGCCAAGCTCGTCGAACTCGCGGAGATGGCCGACAAGGAAGTCGACCCGGACGCCGCGGTCGCGCGCCTGCAGGAGCTGCACGCCGCGCCGCTGCAGCCGGGGCTGCTGGCCGCGGCCGTCGCGCAGGTCCGTGACGCCGGTGTCACCACCGCGGTCCGGGTGAGCCCGCAGAATGCGCGCGCGCTCACCCCCGAGCTGGTCAAGGCGGGTATCGACCTGCTGGTCGTGCACGGCACGATCATCTCGGCCGAGCACGTCGCGCACGGGGACAGCGAGCCGCTGAACCTCAAGACGTTCATCTCCGAGCTCGACGTCCCGGTCATCGCGGGCGGCGTGAGCGATCACCGCACCGCGCTGCACCTCATGCGCACCGGCGCGGCGGGCGTCATCGTCGGCTACGGCTCCACCGAGGGCGCCACCACCACCCGTGAGGTCCTCGGCATCGGTGTGCCGATGGCGACGGCCATCGCCGACGCCGCCGCGGCACGTCGCGACTACCTCGACGAGACCGGTGGCCGCTACGTGCACGTCATCGCCGACGGCGACATCACCACGTCGGGTGACTTCGCCAAGGCCATCGCGTGTGGTGCCGACGCGGCCGTCATCGGTGCGCCCCTCGCGGTCGCGCAGGAGGCCCCGGGCGGCGGCTGGTTCTGGCCGTCCGCCGCGGCACACCCGTCGATGCCGCGCGGTTCGCTGCTGCCGGTGTCGTACGGCGAGCGTCCGAGCCTGGCGCAGGTGCTCACCGGCCCGTCCGACGATCCGTACGGCTCGCTCAACTTCGTCGGCGGCCTGCGCCGCTCGATGGCGAAGTCCGGCTACTCCGACCTCAAGGAGTTCCAGAAGGTCGGCCTGAGCGTTCGCGCGTGA
- a CDS encoding WhiB family transcriptional regulator has protein sequence MPVPNHLPGPNADIWDWQMRGLCRGMDSSMFFHPDGERGRARAQRESRAKETCRRCPVLAQCRNHALAVSEPYGIWGGMSEAERETLTRQSRRRIA, from the coding sequence ATGCCTGTACCGAATCATCTTCCCGGCCCCAACGCCGACATCTGGGATTGGCAGATGCGAGGGCTGTGTCGCGGCATGGATTCCTCGATGTTCTTCCATCCGGACGGCGAGCGCGGCCGGGCCCGGGCGCAGCGGGAGAGCCGGGCCAAGGAGACGTGCCGCCGCTGCCCGGTTCTGGCCCAGTGCCGCAACCACGCGCTCGCCGTGTCCGAGCCGTACGGGATCTGGGGCGGGATGTCGGAGGCCGAGCGCGAGACGCTCACTCGCCAGTCCCGCCGGCGCATCGCCTGA
- a CDS encoding anti-sigma-D factor RsdA: MARGHNGEPGDPHADLAGNGGPVDVSAVRRDDALIDAIAGDGPVATDSPEEYQVAALLANWRTEILAQPMPAEPDLDEIVERVGRELEATRSLTTTRTRSGRGQLRLLRPIAAAAAVVAIAMGGMTIFSYNAEPGDPLWGVKQVVFTERAASTVAKIDTTSNLEEAERLIATGDTAGAKAKLESAAARANAVNEAGTRDELNGWRQRLLTELDKVLPPLPPAPVPSEGVDGTTGQSSSVPGSELGSTATWAPTTTPNPGLMSIPATSTAPQTPPETTSATPTPVTSVPSTSSPTPTSTSAPATSTSRATSGSIDGSPPSLPALPR; this comes from the coding sequence ATGGCTAGGGGACACAATGGCGAGCCGGGCGATCCCCACGCCGATCTCGCCGGGAACGGCGGTCCGGTCGACGTGTCGGCCGTACGCCGTGACGACGCGCTGATCGACGCGATTGCCGGCGACGGGCCGGTCGCGACCGACAGTCCCGAGGAGTACCAGGTCGCGGCTCTGCTGGCGAACTGGCGAACCGAGATTCTCGCGCAACCGATGCCCGCCGAGCCGGATCTCGACGAGATCGTCGAGCGGGTGGGCCGCGAACTCGAGGCCACGCGCTCGCTCACGACCACCCGCACCCGTTCGGGCCGCGGTCAGCTCCGTCTGCTCCGTCCGATCGCCGCGGCGGCCGCGGTCGTCGCGATCGCGATGGGCGGAATGACGATCTTCTCGTACAACGCCGAACCGGGCGATCCACTGTGGGGCGTCAAGCAGGTCGTCTTCACCGAACGCGCCGCGTCCACGGTCGCCAAGATCGACACCACGTCCAACCTGGAAGAGGCCGAGCGGCTCATCGCGACAGGTGACACGGCCGGGGCCAAGGCCAAGCTCGAATCCGCCGCGGCGCGCGCGAACGCCGTGAACGAGGCGGGCACCCGGGACGAACTGAACGGCTGGCGGCAGCGGCTCCTCACCGAACTCGACAAGGTCCTCCCGCCGCTCCCGCCCGCCCCGGTCCCCTCCGAGGGAGTGGACGGAACCACCGGTCAGTCGTCCTCGGTGCCGGGCAGCGAGCTCGGCTCGACCGCGACGTGGGCGCCGACGACGACGCCGAACCCGGGGCTCATGTCGATCCCCGCCACGTCGACCGCCCCGCAGACGCCGCCGGAAACCACGTCCGCCACGCCGACGCCGGTCACCTCGGTGCCGTCGACGTCGTCGCCGACCCCCACCTCGACGTCGGCGCCCGCCACCTCGACCTCGCGCGCGACCAGCGGATCGATCGACGGTTCACCGCCGTCGCTGCCGGCGTTGCCGCGCTGA
- a CDS encoding PspC domain-containing protein: MTTGSFSDQLHDLWRTRPLRLPQQGHVAGVAAGVGQRYSVDPVLVRVAFVVSTLFGGAGIILYLVGWLLLGKPGDQVSPAESLFGRGRSSQSGTKTVVLVVALAIALSTIGPIGFGMGGSVLLSFALMLGGLWLLYQRRPVPPALPASVQPPVGYPVSPFQTTPTAQAAAYPPPAYGPYTRLPDHYEPSPGPSASSVPPAAGVGDTAPDGPTPPAWDPLGVAPFAWDLPEPARAPEPPEPIPGKPRTRFTSVVLGLAVLAAAAATGVWAATGAEWLTPARIGGIALAVIGVGLLIGAFLRRGYGLLTVAFPLAGFVILASVVGPLNWDESKLGDHVWTPRSPTELAPVYEGTAGDFTLDLRQLELTETSDVRLEGKLGNYTVIVPQNMDVHTDCSVVAGDVDCIGDGFVDGGADGINGPVLNVTVDNKLGEVRVYRG, from the coding sequence ATGACCACAGGAAGCTTCTCGGATCAGCTTCACGACCTCTGGCGGACTCGCCCGCTCCGGCTCCCGCAGCAGGGGCACGTCGCCGGCGTCGCGGCCGGTGTCGGCCAGCGTTACAGTGTCGATCCCGTTCTGGTGCGGGTCGCGTTCGTCGTCTCGACGCTCTTCGGCGGCGCCGGCATCATCCTGTACCTCGTCGGCTGGCTGCTGCTCGGCAAGCCCGGCGACCAGGTGTCCCCCGCCGAATCGCTGTTCGGTCGGGGCCGCAGCTCCCAGTCCGGCACCAAGACAGTCGTGCTGGTCGTCGCGCTCGCGATCGCGCTGAGCACCATCGGGCCGATCGGGTTCGGGATGGGTGGATCGGTGCTGTTGAGCTTCGCGCTCATGCTCGGCGGACTGTGGTTGCTCTATCAGCGCCGGCCGGTGCCGCCGGCGCTCCCGGCGAGTGTGCAGCCGCCGGTGGGTTACCCGGTCTCGCCGTTCCAGACCACGCCGACCGCCCAGGCCGCGGCCTACCCACCGCCGGCCTACGGTCCCTACACGCGGCTGCCCGACCACTACGAGCCCTCCCCCGGACCCTCCGCGAGTTCGGTGCCGCCGGCCGCGGGCGTCGGGGACACCGCTCCCGACGGCCCCACGCCCCCGGCGTGGGACCCGTTGGGCGTGGCCCCGTTCGCGTGGGACCTGCCGGAGCCCGCGCGCGCGCCGGAGCCGCCGGAGCCGATCCCGGGCAAACCCCGCACCCGGTTCACGTCGGTCGTCCTCGGTCTCGCGGTTCTGGCGGCCGCCGCCGCGACCGGTGTGTGGGCCGCGACCGGCGCGGAATGGCTCACGCCCGCCCGGATCGGCGGCATCGCGCTCGCTGTGATCGGGGTCGGACTCCTGATCGGAGCCTTCCTGCGCCGCGGGTACGGACTGCTCACCGTCGCCTTCCCGCTGGCCGGTTTCGTAATTCTCGCCTCCGTGGTGGGACCGCTGAACTGGGACGAATCGAAGCTCGGGGACCACGTCTGGACGCCCCGGTCGCCTACCGAACTGGCCCCCGTCTACGAGGGCACCGCCGGCGACTTCACTCTCGACCTGCGCCAACTCGAGTTGACCGAAACCTCCGACGTACGCCTGGAGGGCAAGCTCGGCAACTACACCGTGATCGTGCCGCAGAACATGGATGTCCACACCGACTGCTCGGTCGTCGCCGGTGACGTCGACTGCATCGGCGACGGCTTCGTCGACGGCGGCGCCGACGGCATCAACGGTCCGGTGCTGAACGTGACCGTCGACAACAAGCTCGGAGAAGTGAGGGTTTACCGTGGCTGA